In Gadus chalcogrammus isolate NIFS_2021 chromosome 1, NIFS_Gcha_1.0, whole genome shotgun sequence, the sequence CACATGCCTTAAAAGAAAACGGTACAGTCATGAGAAATGCCTCAAGGATGTCAATTCAACCGATTACAACCCATTaaccgtggtggtggtgatgctacAAGGATCTGGGACTGACCTGTGGCACAGGCTGCAGCTCTGCAGGGTGACAGATGGGGAGGCCGCTTTACTGCACACAGCACATTTGGAGCTCCGCTGCTGCTGGCAGTCCTCACACACAGCGTAGTTATCAAACCACTGGGTGGAGCCTGGGAGTGCTAAGCCACGGACGCCACACTCTGAGCACACTCGGCACCTCTGGGGAAGGACAGGCCATTCAAAAGGTCAACAACAAACCAGATATGTACAGTCCAGGTAAATTATCAACAATGATTGATCATTTGGTTTCAATATATGACTGAACATGCAGGCTTACCCTGCATTTCCAAGGGTCAGAGGGGAGGGTTTCCATGGCTGGCTGGAGGCAGAAGGTGTGGTAGCCCTTATCACAGGCATCGCAGACCAACATCTTTGTGTCTTCCCCTGGATTTCTGCAACGTTTTAAAAAACAGGTCTGCATTTTTTTCTGATGCAAAGCCAAAAAAGCTCAGAGCCAGTACTTTTGCGAAGAAATATCGGATGCAAATCCGATGCAAAACCGCTAAAggtaggtttttttttttaacaatggaGGTCTGGACGGAGAGAGGGCGTGTCGACTCACCTGCAAGTCTGGCACACTTTACACTCGGGGCACTGCCAGCCCGTCCGCTGGATGGGCGTGGCTCCGATCTCAAGACAGGTGGCGTGGTAATGCTGCCCACAACCGGTACAGAACAGCAGGTCCAGAAGGTCCCCTGCAGAGTCGCACACTGCACACCAAGCCTCCTCACCCACTGTAGGAAAGAGCGCAGCGTTAGCACCGTACGACATAGGGTGTGAGCGGACATCCAGAGTGAAGTGAGCGATGCGTCTTCTTACCCAACTCTTCTGCCTTGTCCATGTGCTCTGAACACAGGAGCGCAAGCTTCTTCATGGACAGAAAGGAGCCACTGGCTGCCGAGCAGGGGAAGTGGTAGAACCGGGAGCAGCCCTCAGCATGGCATCGTATCGTCGCGCCCAGCCGCTTACAGTATTCAcaatgctggggggggggggatttgaaaAAGAGGCTGTTTTTACCCACTTCCTTGCGATGGTTGTCTCCCCTTATTTAGTTATGCGCTTGTTCGCAAATGTTAACCATCAAAGCGGTCACGTACCCGTTGTGTCCCTGAGATAACAACCGTGTCTACATCCTCCAGTTGGTCATTCTCCAACCGCTTCACTCCCTCCGACCACACTGCACACCAGTGATGGACCCAACATCCCCCTGTTCAACCAAACGCACCGCAAAATTCACCTCTCAGCTCCACATACAAAGACGAGTACATAAAACCGGTGAAATGTATATCAAGAGGGAGAACAGGAAAAAAGGATAACTTCATATCTTTGACAACTCACCCGAGTCGTCAAAGAGTGCTGCGAGGCAAGAGGAGTCGGAGAATCCGATGGAAGACAGGTCATCGTTCCCAGGCCCTGGGAGGGAAGAGGCGGTGGGTTCCAGGGTCGGCGGATCGGAAGATGGCCTAAAGTGTCGGAGTTCCCGTTGTCCATGAAGGCTGCGCTCTACACAGTTACAGAGTGCACAGGCCCTCGTACTCTCCCTGTACAACACAAGGCCAAATGTTTGAACGCATTTACAAACAACTCTTGGAGAATACTGTTTTTAGCTGTTTTTAGGCGTCTTTACTTGGCCGGGACTTACACCAATGTGCTGGACATGGCGGGCGTAGCGCCAGACTTGTCATCCTCAAGAGGAATCGTCTCCGACTCCTCCCCAGATTTGAGAGACTGCTTTGCAGGGGCACCGTCATCAGCTGGGAAGGTGTTTAAAAAAAGTTCCAATGAGAAatgtccacaaacacacgcaaacgtgcgcacacacgcacacacacacacacacacacacacacacacacacacacctgttggtTCCGAGTCATTCTCTTCGCAGTTCGATTTCTGCTCATCCATCCCCTCTATCGAGTTTGACCTCCTTTAGAGAGATCTAGAGTTAGAGACAAAAGAAGAATTACGATTTGTGCCTCCAAACAGTCATTAAACAGTTAATTTCAggagtttgaatgcaatatattCCATCTTACCTTAATAAATAAAGCAGAGGAAACAAACTAGAAAAGCCAATAAAGCACTATCTTTTAACTTCACGCAGGGGTACAAACAACTTTTAGGTTTCCCCATTTGTAAGATTTGCAAAGAAATCAGCAGATGAAATAAGACAGGGTCGAATGAAATTCAAAGTCATTAAAACGTATAATCTTGCATTACAATTTATTCCATTTAGATCATTTCCGTACGAGTTAACGTTAACAGTGCCAATACACCGCGTATTGCTCGCAGTCACCAAAGGACGAATATTGCGCCAGCTTTTCAAACACAGAcatcgttaaaaaaaatactgtaCCATTGGAGTATGCGTTCATGGAACAATGCATAACCCAATTACTTATATTTACAACACCAATTAACAACCTTTCACAATTGAGATGTTGTTTTGATCCATAACACAACCATAAAACGGGGTACACAAAGACAACACGACTTCCGTATGAACACCTTCCTGTTGCCACAGTGCTCATTTCGTGTTGAACTATTGCGATGTTTAACGCAGTTCCGTCCCCCGACATGTCCATCAGACAACCAGAGCATAAATAGTTATTTACTCACTCCAAACACGTTTTGACTTCAATGTACGTGTTTTAAGAATATATATGGTAAATATAGCGAAAGTGCGTTGGACAACTGGGCAATGTTTAGCCAAGGCCAAGTAGAAGTACAGCAGGTATCATTACCTTGCATTGTGTGTAAAAACAGATTCAAGATAGATATATAAGAAAACAGACCGATTAACAGCCTTCCCATGCATTTCATAATAACTTAGAGAAACGTACATTGGGATGATTTAATCAGCCACAGTACATAGATCTATTCAATACGTGTGGTTTCCCGAGAAATGTGGATCATCGATTCAAACCATTCTCCAATAGTCCTCCTCGGGGTTAGTATAGATTGAAGCGGGAGGAATGGTTACAACCTGGGAGAACATAGCCCAAATACTACTAATACGATCCTAAATCCACCAGATGGATCGTTTCTGAGGACCTTGTGCGTTTATTTCTCTCAATTCTCAAATCCCAATGCACCAGCAAACAGAGTGGTCACAGCAGAAACTCCCAACCTACCAATAAATAGAACCCTAACCCGGTGAACCTAGacccaacatttaaataaaccCTGACCCGGTATGAGGGAAACCAACGTGTACGGAGAGGATCTCTCCAACACAACCCCCAGTAGACTGGGTGCAACGTTGGTAAATGTTCATGTAGACAAATACAAGTTGGTCATGTCAATTGCAGGATTAAGATTAGCCTTCAGCCACAGATTGTGTACCGTTTTGTGTACGTCAGAAGGTGATACACAGGTGCATCTAAACGAAAGATACGGTGGATTATAAATAGTACGACATTAAAGTGGGCAATCCGTCGCACTGCTTAGTGTAAACACTGACTTCAAAGGATTGGTCCTGGGCCAGCAATTAGCCGGGCCCAAGAAGCTAACAACCATCGCATCCCATATAGCTGCAGACTGTGACTACTAATGGTGAAACAAACAAGTGAATGTTAAAGAACAACCTATATTCTATGTGAATATCTATAAACTATCTATAAACCACCAAGCTGGGAGTCTGCAAAAGCATTAACACCAAGTTGACAATACGATAGCTAAGCGTTAGCTCTCCAGCAAGTACACACGACCCATCTCACAACTGTTAGCATAGCAAACATTAGACGGGTTAAGGTCAGAACGGTCTCTTTGCAGGAGTTTAAAAGAGGTTCATATGAAAACGACTCACCTTACAACCCAAATGTGGAGTCCTCATACATCAGTTTAACACGGCGAACCACGCAGCTTCACAAAACGTGGACGGTTTTCTCATGTTATGTACCGGGCTAACGTGGCTAGCCGGCTCGGGGAGGAGTGGGGGAAGTGCGGGGCTGGTAGCAGGCTGATCCGCGGGGCTAGCTCCACAGAGCCGCCACTAATCCCTTATCTCCAGCCACGCTACGCTCACTTTGCCGTCAGGTCCATGAGCTCCGATCCGATACAAAAATGTCCAAATCAAGGAATCCCAGAATGGAAAAAGTCCAACCGAGTTGATGCAGTGTTAAAAGCCTCCTTAGCTGCTCGGCTAAGTCCTTGCTTGGTGTGAACTAGCCTGGAAGCTAGCTCCCCAAGCAGCTCAGGAATCTCTCACGCCAGCAGGTCGCTGCTACGACAACTAACTGCAAGTTTGCACTAAATCGTCCGCCAGACGATGTGTCTAAAAACAAAAGTGGACGACCATCGGTGCATATTCATATCCGAGGCTGTGTGCGCTGTATCCTGGCTTGCAGCTACTTGGCTTTGCAGCTCAACTTTGCCTCTGGTACCCTTGTATGGGTCACCATCATCACTTCACTTGCGTTGCGTCGCGTTTGTTTGCGTCGCGTTGCGTCATATTTGGTTGCGTTGCGCTGGGTCGCGTAAACGGATCGGCGTGCAGACGCAACTTTGCCTTGCGTCTTTACGCCGATCCGCGTCGGTAAGAGGTTAGCAGTGGGGCTAGTAGTGCTAGCTCCGAACCACTTCGTCAAATATATCTTTAAGCACATCGACTGTAGCGAACATAATGGCTGTTATTGGGTTGATGTAACTATGAGCTTCGGTGGGACTGAATCGATACTTAAAATTGTAATATGTCAACATTCATTATGTTAATGGGCCTAAAGATTAAAATCGGTTGTTGCGCTGACTGATGGGATACGGTGGGAATAACAGATATCATATCACGTCGTTTGATTGTCGAACATAGGGTAGCCATTTTATTAGACAGTGGCACAGGACGATCAGATTTACAGCAGTATACCACATCTGATGTCATATACGAGGCGAAGTTACATGTGTGCTGAATGTCTCTAACCTCAATATTCCCTATTCTAATCCGTCTGGTGGTGCTATTACTGTGTTGACTTTGGTAGACTACTCGAGTCGCTACATATGTTCATATTCATTCATTAGGCACGACATAATAGTATCAAGCGTTTTGCCGATCTAGCCTCATTAAAACAACTTGTAATCGACGCTCTATTTATTGCAACAAGATCACAATCAATCACAGCAGTGTCTCAAAAGCTCTGTTTAATCTTTTTATCCGAAGGTAGGTCCTTCTGTAGCGTGTTATTGTGAACCGCCCGTGGTAGGCCTAGGTCCTTTATCTGCGTTTCCCTTCCAAAATGAACACGATAATGatttatcatatttatttattttaagtcgTACAACTTTGTTAGTCACAATGTCATTCTGTTTTCAGCTCTGACCTATTATTTGAACCGAAAAGGCTTGATCAGAGATTTTCGTTAGTTGCTGTCGGATTTCATCTCTCTGGGGTCAACAATAGGTGTATAGGTCAAGTTGGCCTAACTATGGTTGAGCATTAGGGCGAAGGTGCTAGGCCAGCAGTATTCCTTTTATCCTTTTGTTCAGATCAGCTGAATAAATAATATCCTATAGATTGGCTTCAAGATATTCTTCCAGTGAGTATTTCAAATttaccttattattattattattattattattattattattattattattattattattattattattattattattattatcatttatatatacattcCGTTGGTGTTTCGCATTGATTTCAATGCGatttttttattggatttttTGTGGAATTAACCCATCATCAATCCTTATTTTGTACACTGAAAGCATTTAATTCCATGGTGTCAAAGGCTGATGACAACAGATGGTTTTGGTAGTCTGAGTACCATCATTCAAAAGATAAGATTGATTTCTGTAAAGGAAACCCGGACTCCACTAATACTCCATCGGGCAAAAGGTGCAATAGGAAAGAGAGGGCAAGAGTCCACAAATCAACGATGAAACACACATAAAGCCCTTTTTTATTATCTGAATTATAATATAAAGAGCTTAACAGAAAAAGCATCTAATCAGATGTGATTTCTTAAACATGTCATCTATTTCCACAACTTAGAGGTAGATGGGCATTAGGCAGCATGAGGCAGATTTGAATAAAGGCACTACCATTATTACTTAACTTGGTTTTAAGCTTTACTAAGATTGGACTAGATTGTTTGGTGTCTTGACTGGTTGGAAGAGAGTGACTGTGCAGTGATTGGCCATTCAACGTAAATAGAGGGAGGGATTACCTCAACCAACTTGTCCTATTGGCCTGATAGGGTAATGGTTGGTTTCCCATCTGTCTCTTGTAATAATCCTCAGCCATAGCAGCTCTCCACAGctgtccaccaccagcaccaactAGAACAATAGatagtgtgttgttgtgtagtgTGCAACACCTCCACCCGACTTTTATTCATGTGACGCTCCCCAGGGGTTATGGTTACAATTGTCAAAGTTGATGTTGGTAGTTTGTATTTTGCAGGTGTCTTGTTGTGAATAAAAACAGTCTACATGTGATAAGGAAGGGTAAAATAATGCTTCTACTCCTTTAAAATCAGCAGAATCATCATATTTTAATCAGTTCACTTCCACTATTTGATGGAACTATTTGAACTAttttgaaatgtaaatcagatAGGCTATATGTGTTTTGAGGAGCACTCTTTAAGAGTGGGGATTTTCCTCTGCTTATTGACATCATCGTTTCTCCCCTGCAAGTGCAGATTAACCCTTgaggaacagaagaacacaTTTTTTTCATATTGAATGCGAGTAGAAGTAGTATTAAATACTAAAACACTGTGTCCCTGAACCCAGTGGATCATCCTCTTAAAATCTTCATGTAATTCAACTTGTGCCACAAGAGGGTGTAGGTGGACCCAATAATTACTGGTTTCGTTTTAAAAGTAGGGGAAAAGGAAAAATAGTAAATCAAGCATTTATGTGCGCAACACATTGATCAAGGGCCAATTGGTCTTCGAAAAATCATTAGAATTCATATGGCAAGAGTTTACAAAATGATCCTAAAATCCTGTTCTAACATTGCTGACACAGGGTGGCATGGCTTACAGTGCACTGTAGAATATCACGTCTGTGTTATTCATTAACTGCCTTTTCAACCAGATCCTTGTTCTGCCCTTCAGTTATAATGATATaattgtttacatattttaaagGATTTGAAAGAGCAATTCACATGGTATGTAACAATTGAATGGATTGATTTTAAGGTATACTCTTTAGTAATATAATAAGGAGGAAAAAACATGCCATTAAATCATTATAATACATCTAAATTATTTGCAAATTTATGAAGAATGTACAAAAAtaaagcttttatttttttttaaatgcattatCCTCAAAGCATTAGAATAACagcaattatttatatattttttcacgtTTTAACAAGTTACAAATTGTACAAGTAGAGACAGTGTCTGGTAAGAGCATTTATATGATGTCAAGtctttataaaataatatactTTTATCTCATATAATTATATCTCATGTTTTATATTACTTATGAATTCTTTAATATACAAGACAAGGCAAATAACAGTGATAGGGAAGGCATTTCATGCAACAGCCTACACTGCAGGAAATCAATGAAATGGAAGTTACTCGTGCAATATGCTTGTGCTTATATTCATTGTGATTAGGGATGGAATAACCTTGAGTCCAGGAAAACTTGTCCAAAACTGTACAGCAATCTAGCATACCAGTGTATGTTTGATACTTCCTCTTTAATGTCCATTGTTAAAGTCTCGTTGCTTTTTGAAGTGTCATTTTCACCATATGTACCTGCTCTTCCATTAACCGAAGTGTTCATATCAAAGTCTTTCGGATACTTCTTAGCGTAGCTCTTCTTGTCTACTTCGGCTGGCCCTTCTCCTTGGCTCTCCTCCCAAAGCAGTTGATAGATAGAGAAAAGAAAGCGAACAGGTCCAAACGCCCAGTGTGCAAGTTTGTGGTCTTCTACCACTGCATAGGTGGATGCCAGCACCCCATCAACAAACACAGTGCCATCTTGTGTCAAGGGTGAGTAGATGCCCACACCGTCCTCTACTGAAATAGAGATGATCCGAGAGGGTCGCACTCGGTCACCCGCCCCATGGACGAGAACGTAATCCCCCTTCTGGGCTCGGCTAGCGAACCTAGCCTTGTACTCTCCGTGACAGAGGTTGTACCGGGAGGCGAGGAAGACCAAGTGGTGGGGGGTGAGGACCAGACGGTTGCCATCTTCAGTCTGCAGTGCTAAGAAGGTGGACCGGCCCCGTGGCTCCCGGTGCAGAAACAGAATGACTGGGCTGTAAACCACGCGGCCTGTATCAGACATGGCCATGACCCGGTCCCCGAGAACCAGCGAGGCCAGGGTCTTCTTGCCCCCACCAGGAGTACTCACCCAGGCCCCGCCAGGGAAGCATCCGCCTTTCTCCACCGTCACGGCATGATCTGGAACCCAATCAATAACATGAATAATAACCACAGCGAGGAAATAAACGTGTCCAAAATCCAACCTCATCCCACATAATACAACACCCGGTCCTCTGCACAAtatgaatcagaatcagaactCTCTGCGTCTGATTCTAACGCTTCCCAAACTCACCAGCCTTAACCGAGCAATGGATGTGGTACTTGGACTCATAGTGCACCCAGTCGAAACCGGCCTCCACCGCCAACTGAGCTAGAAGGCCGTActtctctgttctcctgtcGTCTGTGGTGATGTCCACGGCCCGGCCCTCGTAGTGCAGAGAGTCTGCCGGGTGGTGACCGTCTTCGTCCCAGGCCTCAGTGACCCGCAGGTGTACCCCAGgccactggttcaggacagcgaTGGCCAGTCGGTTCAGACAGTCCTTGCAGCGCTAATGAAAGAACCAGACGGAGTGTTTCATACAGTGTAATGTGCCGAAAGACACTTTTTGTTCCCAATGCTATTTACAATTGACTTATTATCATTTTTTCAGTGGTATTTCCTTCTTTACACAGATCACAATGAGGTAAGGGTTACAGGTCACATGGAGGATGCCTAGAGTTAGAGTAAGAAGGTAGATATTTGGATTCAACCACAAACCTTGCATGTTTAAATTCGGGAGTCAAACAGCCTAACCAATACACTTTCCACTACAATATCCTGCCCTCTTGTAtttcaataatatttttttaaataggtTCAGCAGACATGAAGACTAGTACTTTGTCCGAGAAAAGTGTAGCCTACCTCtgagacatttttaattactTTGATATCAAAGGAATGACAGCTCGAGATAAAGAAGCATACAAAGTCGATGGGAAACATTTGTGTACAGTTTGTGTGATATCTCATCACTTTGGCTCTGGTTGCAAGCAGGTTTGTCACTTGACATCATCACATCAATTCCTCCTTTATCCCGCTAAAGGCCACCTCAAGACCTCCTTTCTCCTACATTCTCAACACAAGAACTAAACTACTGTAGCTAGCTTGGCACATGCTTTGGTCTTTTTATGTGAGAATGAATCAAGGCCTTTCTCCCTGGTTTTTCCTCACAGTTTTTCAATGTCATCCCTGTAGCATTTGATCAGAAATGTGCAGCAAAGTTATTCCAACGCCCACATGTGACATAATGTTGCACACTGTGTCAAAATGAACAGGAAAATAACAGGCGGGAAAGTGATGTTGTTATCCAAGATGCGTCACAAAAAATTAAAGCGGAGGTCTTCAGTCTGCACTGCCCCTGCCTTGTGCTTTGGCAGTCAATACATGGGTtccgagagatagagagagagcacgagagagagagatagagagagagagagagacagagagggagagagagaccgagcatTAGAGTGAGTAGTTTGGGTGAGAAGGAGACCCTGCCAGTGAAGAGCCAAGGTTGATCCTAGCTCACAGGGCAGAGGGGAGGAATGTATGGGCATGGTGTTGGGAATGTAACAGCAAGAGTGCGAAAGGGAGAAGGGGTAGCAAACAAACTGGCAATGCCATTGAGGAGAGGCGTTTCATTGTCACAGCTACAATAGCGGCTTTTCCGACGGTGCCATTACTTCAGCGAGTGGGAATTCTGTATAGGCGACCCCTCACAGCTCCAAATGACACAAAGACTGTCTTTCACATCTGGGCTAAAGAGgggcacatgcacacgtacacactctcaacacacactcacagccctCATGTACACACTCTCAACGTGCTCACACTGGCCATCtgaagggcacacacacacagtcgatgTGCTGTCGCTTAAGCGTcacaagggcacacacacactcttaaagcCTTCTTGCTGGACATCCgaagggcgcacacacacacacacgcatacacaccctcTCTTAACGTCCTAACACTGTATCAGAaagttctcacacacacacacacacgcacacgaacacacacacacacacacactctcgtcTTCACACTGTATCAGAaagttctcacacacacacacacacacacgcgcacacacacgcacacacacacacacacacacacacacacacacacacacacacacacattgtatacAAAAAATCACAAACTTCAATGTAAAGCTTCAACCACTGACTTGTCTTTTAAAGGCTTGCCACTTTGCCGGACTCGATATTTGTCCAGGAACTAGTTGCTTAAATAAACAGCATGAGTCCAGTTTCTCGTGTATGCCTCACCCAGAACAGAGGAATAGTTTTATTACAGATAACAAAGACTTTGGTTAAAGATTAAATGGAAGTGTTCTTTAAAAGGGAACTCGGTCTCCTGGAAGGTAGTGTTGGATTACATCCTGATCTTCTTATCTTGTGAAAAGGGAGGGAACAATTATACACCCTGTGTTAAATATTTGTTGTACGTTCAAGGTCTGACAAGGTCATGAACTTATAAAGTATATGACAGAATATGCGGCCGGTTGTTTTCCAGTTAAAGCCTGAGTGAGCTAAAGAGCCCTGCAGGTTAAAGCAGTGTGAAATGTGCTCCTTGGTTTATGGGAAATGGAGTTAATCTGTCATCCAGCCGAGGACTGGCCTGTAGTTTATGTGATCGCAATAATTAGAGCATCTTTAGTTTGTCTATAAACAGTTATCCTCAGCCTTGTTCAGTCAAATCACAAGGAAACGCCAACGCGTGACCTTTTGGATAGGTCAAAAGTAATAATTCACCCGGGTCATTCATTCAAATTGTTAATGAACGAAAATGACCATGAGTCCTCTCACCTTGGTCATGAAGCGGTCTGCGTTGGTGTTCTCCTCATCCTTGAAGACCACATCGGGGTTGTAGTTGCACACCAGCTCATTGAAGCGCTCTGAGGTGCGTGTGATCTTGCCCTCCGCCCGGCCGCTCGCTCCCAGGTTGTTCTCGGAGAAGTTGGGGACCGTCTGCTTGTAGTGCATGGCCGCGAGCTTCCTGTGCCTGGGCCGGGACCCGTAGCGAGGCCCCGGGCCACATCCCTGGACCAGC encodes:
- the dhh gene encoding desert hedgehog protein is translated as MKKSWWAHSARLGLLTMCACTWLVQGCGPGPRYGSRPRHRKLAAMHYKQTVPNFSENNLGASGRAEGKITRTSERFNELVCNYNPDVVFKDEENTNADRFMTKRCKDCLNRLAIAVLNQWPGVHLRVTEAWDEDGHHPADSLHYEGRAVDITTDDRRTEKYGLLAQLAVEAGFDWVHYESKYHIHCSVKADHAVTVEKGGCFPGGAWVSTPGGGKKTLASLVLGDRVMAMSDTGRVVYSPVILFLHREPRGRSTFLALQTEDGNRLVLTPHHLVFLASRYNLCHGEYKARFASRAQKGDYVLVHGAGDRVRPSRIISISVEDGVGIYSPLTQDGTVFVDGVLASTYAVVEDHKLAHWAFGPVRFLFSIYQLLWEESQGEGPAEVDKKSYAKKYPKDFDMNTSVNGRAGTYGENDTSKSNETLTMDIKEEVSNIHWYARLLYSFGQVFLDSRLFHP